The following proteins are encoded in a genomic region of Roseofilum reptotaenium CS-1145:
- a CDS encoding thioredoxin domain-containing protein — MTNRLAQSRSLYLRKHAENPIDWWPWCDEAHQTAKKDNKPIFLSIGYSSCHWCTVMEGEAFSNAEIAEYMNANFLPIKVDREERPDVDSIYMQALQMMTGQGGWPLNIVLTPDDRIPFYGGTYFPVEPRYGRPGFLRVLQALRMFYDQEGEKLASRKQAIAEALHQAATIPATGELGEDLLHQGLETSVGILTARDMGPNFPMIPYAETALRATRFTTPESPYNALESCAQRGYDLVLGGIFDHVAGGFHRYTVDGTWTVPHFEKMLYDNGQIMEYLAHLWDAGVQDKAIERAIATTVTWLKREMTDPKGYFWAAQDADNFTSSTALEPEEGDFYIWDYGTLESQLTPEEFQDLQQQFDITESGNFEGKLVLQRTQKGQLSDRLETGLSKLFTLRYGSDRDSLPTFPPARNNQEAKQQTWPGRIPPVTDTKMILSWNSLLLSGLAAAAKVWQRPDYLDLAIQGANFILENQWVNGRCDRLNYEGEPDVLAQAEDYALLIKALLDIQQASLWCSPSLELPNLQEKAIQIQAEFDELLWSVELGGYYNSVKSDDLIIQERSYLDNATPAANGIAMANLVRLFLLTENLDYFDRAEQGLLAFSTILSKSPQACPSLFAALDWYRNCTLVRIVEGQLEQLRGLYLPTVLIQKVPELPEGAIALVCQGLSCKKPATSVEELHSQLQQCQTRA; from the coding sequence ATGACCAATCGTTTGGCTCAATCCCGAAGTCTCTACCTCCGCAAACATGCTGAAAATCCGATAGACTGGTGGCCGTGGTGTGATGAAGCACACCAAACGGCAAAAAAAGACAATAAACCGATTTTTCTCTCGATTGGCTATTCAAGCTGTCATTGGTGTACGGTGATGGAAGGGGAAGCCTTTAGTAATGCAGAAATTGCTGAATATATGAATGCTAATTTTCTGCCCATTAAAGTGGATCGAGAAGAGCGTCCCGATGTGGATAGTATTTATATGCAAGCGTTGCAAATGATGACGGGACAAGGGGGATGGCCGTTAAATATTGTCCTTACTCCAGACGATCGCATTCCCTTCTATGGCGGTACTTATTTTCCCGTGGAACCTCGGTATGGTCGGCCCGGATTTTTACGAGTGTTGCAAGCCTTGCGAATGTTTTACGATCAGGAGGGGGAAAAATTAGCCAGTCGCAAACAGGCGATCGCCGAAGCTCTGCATCAAGCAGCGACTATCCCCGCAACCGGAGAATTGGGCGAAGATCTCTTGCACCAAGGCTTAGAAACCAGCGTTGGTATCCTCACTGCACGGGATATGGGGCCCAATTTTCCCATGATTCCCTACGCTGAAACGGCCCTCAGAGCGACCCGTTTCACGACTCCAGAGTCCCCCTACAATGCCCTGGAAAGCTGCGCTCAGAGGGGCTATGACCTGGTGCTGGGGGGCATTTTTGACCATGTAGCTGGAGGGTTCCATCGCTATACGGTGGATGGGACTTGGACGGTTCCCCACTTTGAAAAGATGCTCTACGATAATGGTCAGATTATGGAATATCTGGCCCATTTGTGGGATGCAGGGGTGCAGGATAAGGCGATAGAGAGGGCGATCGCTACTACTGTCACCTGGTTAAAGCGCGAAATGACCGATCCCAAAGGCTATTTTTGGGCAGCTCAAGATGCCGATAATTTCACTTCATCCACGGCTTTAGAACCGGAAGAAGGAGATTTTTATATCTGGGATTATGGTACATTAGAGAGTCAACTCACCCCAGAAGAATTTCAAGACCTTCAGCAACAGTTTGATATTACTGAATCCGGGAACTTTGAAGGTAAGCTTGTATTGCAGCGCACCCAAAAAGGGCAACTTTCCGATCGCTTAGAAACTGGATTAAGTAAACTTTTTACTTTGCGCTATGGCAGCGATCGCGACTCCCTCCCCACATTCCCCCCTGCTCGCAATAACCAGGAAGCAAAACAACAAACTTGGCCCGGACGAATTCCACCGGTTACCGATACTAAAATGATCTTATCCTGGAATAGTTTACTGTTATCCGGGTTAGCCGCAGCCGCGAAAGTTTGGCAACGTCCCGATTATCTGGATTTAGCCATTCAGGGCGCTAATTTTATTCTAGAAAATCAATGGGTAAATGGTCGCTGTGATCGTCTCAACTACGAGGGGGAACCCGACGTTTTAGCCCAAGCTGAAGATTATGCGCTGTTGATTAAGGCTCTCTTGGATATTCAGCAGGCGAGTTTGTGGTGTTCTCCGAGTTTAGAACTGCCCAATCTACAGGAAAAAGCGATCCAAATTCAAGCTGAATTTGATGAATTGCTCTGGAGTGTGGAATTGGGCGGCTACTATAATAGTGTCAAAAGTGATGATTTAATTATCCAAGAACGGAGCTATTTGGATAATGCCACTCCCGCAGCCAATGGCATTGCGATGGCGAATTTAGTGCGCTTGTTCCTGTTAACTGAAAATTTGGATTATTTCGATCGCGCTGAACAAGGGTTACTGGCGTTCAGTACGATTCTATCGAAATCGCCCCAAGCCTGTCCTAGCCTATTTGCAGCGTTAGACTGGTATCGCAATTGTACCCTAGTACGGATTGTGGAGGGGCAACTCGAGCAGCTACGGGGGTTATATTTACCGACTGTTCTGATCCAGAAAGTCCCCGAATTACCTGAAGGAGCGATCGCCTTAGTTTGCCAAGGTCTGTCTTGCAAAAAACCGGCAACCTCTGTGGAGGAATTGCACAGTCAATTACAGCAATGTCAAACCCGAGCTTAG
- a CDS encoding CHAT domain-containing protein: MIKPILTILFFNALTFLPSVSWANPVDQLRPVYENILQTYPQELEQAQQLGNPLFELSVLNKAAIAHQYLGQLQEAIPLYKRALQLARQLQDEDLEGSILWSLATAHSQLGDPYGIDFLESQLQATRTPSGRKVILKYLSLAYLQAVNYEKAIFLRQNQLEIVREIGTKTEEIEVLNDLGLAYFANLDYRQAIQIQEEALSLANSTGEFQLKGNILFHLSISYSWVKQQEKALKTLEELLALGEATDNLVQVNQALNGLSEYYTIQEDYEQAIALQEKRLNAIREQGHFTSESFALQDLSRVYYWSGNLEQAIDLQTEALDLLDQGFKQQQQESPDAAESLEFSRVAAQAIGQEKLGFLLLQSQQLEAAKSRFYKAIEGYDSQRKVTLSNLSFTNLSEDEFKIFSYDQSTDIYRLLQQIAIERNQILEALELSEAGRARALVDLLVSKLETHPNSMETEPPNINQIKQIAQREKTTLVTYTVQYEYGRFYQSGPGEWLTSHSSERKATQLYVWVISPQGNIEFRQVPLNFDLDQLVKNARDFITLTGLSRRHLPPGEPLKELHEYLIEPIADLLPKNPEERVTFIPQDSLLLVPFPALQDRQGTYLIEKHTLMTSPSIQVLDLTRQNQQRNQNQGSSVNPPLVVGNPTMPEIELEGGKSTLQLEDLPGAELEAEAIATLLNTEPLIGDRATKAVVVSQMQSSPMIHLATHGLLNNLGGFLSSLALAPTAGDPGFLTAKEISQLSLRAELAVLSACDTGRGNINGDGVIGLSRAFVSAGAEGVLVSLWAIPDEPTVTVMTNFYQQMQQRQDKASALREAMLLTQKQFPEPRNWAAFTLIGVSE, translated from the coding sequence ATGATAAAACCTATCCTAACTATTTTGTTTTTTAATGCTCTAACTTTTCTGCCTTCCGTCAGTTGGGCTAATCCGGTGGATCAATTACGCCCAGTTTATGAAAATATTTTACAAACCTATCCCCAGGAGTTGGAGCAAGCCCAGCAATTAGGCAATCCGTTGTTTGAATTAAGTGTTCTCAATAAAGCAGCTATTGCCCATCAATATCTGGGTCAACTTCAGGAAGCTATACCTCTCTATAAGCGGGCACTTCAATTAGCCCGTCAATTACAAGATGAAGATCTTGAAGGGAGTATTCTCTGGAGTTTGGCTACTGCCCATAGTCAACTCGGAGATCCCTATGGTATTGACTTTTTAGAATCCCAGTTGCAAGCAACTCGCACCCCTTCGGGCCGTAAAGTTATTCTCAAATATTTGAGCTTGGCTTATCTACAAGCTGTTAATTATGAAAAGGCGATTTTTCTGCGCCAAAATCAGTTAGAAATTGTCCGTGAAATTGGCACCAAAACCGAAGAGATTGAAGTCCTGAATGATTTGGGATTAGCTTACTTTGCCAACCTCGACTATCGTCAAGCTATTCAAATCCAGGAAGAAGCCTTATCTTTAGCTAATTCTACTGGTGAATTTCAGCTTAAAGGGAATATTTTGTTTCACCTGAGTATTAGTTACAGTTGGGTCAAACAACAGGAAAAAGCTTTAAAAACACTCGAGGAACTTTTAGCCTTGGGTGAGGCAACGGATAATCTGGTCCAAGTGAATCAAGCCTTGAACGGACTAAGTGAATATTATACGATTCAAGAAGACTACGAGCAAGCCATTGCCTTACAAGAAAAACGCTTAAATGCTATTCGGGAACAAGGTCATTTTACATCTGAATCTTTTGCCCTGCAAGATCTGAGTAGAGTTTACTACTGGTCAGGAAACTTAGAGCAGGCGATCGACCTTCAGACTGAAGCTCTCGATCTTCTAGACCAGGGATTTAAACAACAACAACAAGAGTCTCCAGATGCCGCTGAATCCCTCGAATTTTCTCGTGTGGCTGCCCAAGCGATTGGTCAAGAAAAGCTGGGGTTTTTACTGCTACAATCCCAACAGTTAGAAGCAGCAAAATCTAGATTTTATAAAGCGATAGAAGGTTATGATAGCCAGCGAAAAGTGACACTATCGAATCTGAGCTTTACGAACTTATCTGAAGATGAATTCAAAATATTTAGCTACGATCAATCTACGGATATTTATCGCCTCTTACAGCAAATTGCAATTGAGCGAAATCAAATCCTTGAAGCCTTAGAGCTTTCAGAAGCGGGTCGGGCTAGAGCCTTGGTCGATTTGTTGGTGAGTAAATTAGAGACCCATCCCAATTCGATGGAGACTGAACCACCAAACATAAACCAGATCAAGCAAATTGCTCAACGGGAAAAGACGACTTTAGTCACGTATACGGTGCAATATGAATACGGACGGTTTTATCAAAGTGGACCGGGAGAATGGTTAACTTCTCATTCATCAGAAAGAAAAGCAACTCAATTATATGTTTGGGTCATTTCTCCCCAAGGAAATATTGAGTTTCGCCAGGTTCCTCTAAATTTTGATTTAGATCAATTGGTGAAAAATGCACGGGATTTTATTACGTTAACGGGCTTATCCCGTCGCCACTTGCCTCCAGGAGAACCCTTGAAAGAATTGCATGAGTATTTGATTGAACCGATTGCCGATTTACTGCCCAAAAATCCGGAGGAGCGCGTAACGTTTATTCCCCAAGATTCGTTGCTTTTAGTCCCGTTTCCTGCTCTCCAGGATCGACAAGGGACTTACTTGATCGAGAAACATACATTGATGACTTCTCCCTCAATTCAAGTGTTAGATTTAACTCGTCAAAATCAACAGCGCAATCAAAATCAAGGCTCTAGCGTTAATCCTCCTTTAGTGGTGGGTAATCCAACGATGCCCGAAATTGAGTTAGAAGGGGGTAAAAGTACACTGCAACTGGAGGATTTACCGGGAGCGGAACTTGAAGCAGAGGCGATCGCCACTTTACTCAATACAGAACCGTTAATTGGCGATCGAGCGACTAAAGCTGTGGTAGTCTCTCAAATGCAATCTAGCCCCATGATTCATCTGGCGACTCATGGACTGCTCAATAATCTAGGAGGATTTTTGAGTTCTTTAGCTCTAGCTCCAACTGCTGGCGATCCCGGTTTTCTCACCGCCAAAGAAATATCTCAACTCTCCCTGAGAGCAGAATTAGCAGTACTGAGCGCTTGTGATACAGGACGAGGCAATATTAACGGTGATGGTGTAATTGGACTCTCACGAGCCTTTGTTAGTGCAGGAGCCGAAGGAGTATTAGTCTCCTTATGGGCAATTCCCGATGAACCCACTGTGACAGTGATGACTAACTTTTATCAACAAATGCAACAAAGACAAGATAAAGCCAGTGCCCTCCGTGAAGCCATGTTACTGACCCAAAAACAGTTCCCTGAACCTCGGAATTGGGCAGCATTTACCTTAATTGGAGTATCTGAATAA
- a CDS encoding PAS domain S-box protein: MTLAEERWIDYHPLTLEPQMLLSEAISHWQLYQQSQTGQVQPSLALVVKEQQLIGCVHLSSFLPYLTSSESAEKMTVEQVMQPEGITLEIAEWETFSSQDKLATLLELVKHHQLTSLPLVTSTHQLIGLVHLSTLLQNLSSDRGTQQTRPAQTTFDQTFAQAVIGMAHIDLQGNFIQVNQKFCDLVGYCSSGLINHSFFELMVPQNLQSLENHNYQDVTRRYLDRLLNGTLPFINIENNYFTQNGLQNWVNIMISLVRNPSGEPAYFLSVIQDISDRKLLEQKLHTSEAELRSVFAAMTEIVLVMDREAEMIKLSPTCPAIYQQEGYDLIGETINQIIYGDYRSELMQHLQDVIHQKKSLNFEYHLTLPQQIFWFSATLSPMPDKKVILVARDITERKQNEEQLRLLKRSVEISDDGIIISDAQQADMPIIYVNPAFEKITGYSPQEVIGQGLLRFYKNKFYQHPYESIKRHIRQGKNFQFSCPSYRQDNQLFWSHLSLYPLRDRTGELTHYVILQSDITERISAEQALKKSEKRWQLALKSNNDGIYDWDLEKNRIFYSARWKEMLGFSESEISDKPSEWMTRLHPDDFEQVMFTNLRYQHSQNNPLFTIEYRMRCKDGRYKWILDRGQILYDNQGEEIRIIGSYTDITERKESEEKLRDSQKRLEFLVDQTPLGVIEWSVDWNIVEWNKAAERIFGYRRLDVLSSPHSFEILFSDAQKNKVYELMQSLESEEDTTYAICDNIRNSGETIVCEWYNTVLMDRQNHVIGYASMIADITVRKQAEVALIQAKEAAESANQAKSNFLANMSHELRTPLNAILGFTQLIDRSSNLDSVHREQLGIINRSGEHLLSLINDILEMSKIEAGKITLNESEFNLWMLLDTLKEMLQIKAESKGLSLALVCSPQVPEYVEGDESKLRQVLLNLLGNAIKFTEQGEVKLSISAIAPPENNPLRLAFEVSDTGPGIAQEDLDTLFEPFVQTAVGRQSQQGTGLGLPISRQFVQLMGGDIQVSSQVDVGTQFTFDLPLEEVLHQPQTIRSSSRVIHLAPNQPNYRILVVDDSLDNRLLLDSLLNSVGFEVKQASNGEEAISIWETWNPHLIWMDIRMPVMDGLQATQYIKSHPQGQSTRIIALTASAFTEEREQILAVGCDDFLSKPFQDQELFEKMTQHLGVTYVCDYLDPALPLSPPISNSLESVDEASINWELMPKPWLHNLYQAALEADAELILELIEKIPNDQRNLARYLNDLVDNFEFEVITQNLNSVLY; this comes from the coding sequence GTGACTCTTGCAGAGGAGCGGTGGATTGATTATCATCCTCTAACTCTAGAGCCTCAGATGCTATTGTCAGAGGCGATCTCTCACTGGCAACTCTATCAGCAGTCCCAAACTGGGCAAGTTCAGCCTTCCTTAGCATTAGTTGTTAAAGAGCAACAGTTAATTGGCTGCGTGCATTTGTCTAGTTTTTTACCTTATCTTACTTCGTCAGAGAGTGCTGAGAAGATGACTGTTGAGCAAGTCATGCAACCGGAAGGTATTACCCTAGAAATTGCTGAGTGGGAAACGTTCAGTAGTCAGGATAAGCTTGCAACTCTCCTTGAATTGGTTAAGCATCATCAACTGACCTCTCTCCCTTTAGTCACCTCAACTCATCAATTAATTGGTCTAGTTCATCTATCAACTTTATTACAAAACCTGAGTAGCGATCGCGGAACACAACAAACTCGACCTGCTCAGACGACTTTCGATCAAACCTTTGCCCAAGCAGTCATTGGTATGGCTCATATTGACCTACAAGGAAACTTTATTCAAGTCAATCAGAAATTTTGTGATTTGGTAGGGTATTGCAGTTCAGGCCTGATTAATCACTCTTTTTTTGAACTCATGGTTCCTCAAAATCTCCAGAGTTTAGAAAATCACAATTACCAAGACGTTACTCGCCGTTACTTAGACCGGCTTCTCAATGGAACATTACCGTTTATTAACATTGAAAACAATTATTTCACCCAAAATGGACTGCAAAACTGGGTGAATATCATGATATCTTTGGTACGTAATCCATCTGGAGAACCGGCATATTTTCTCAGTGTTATCCAAGATATTAGCGATCGCAAACTTTTGGAACAAAAGTTACATACTTCCGAAGCAGAACTGCGATCGGTTTTTGCGGCAATGACCGAGATCGTCTTAGTGATGGATCGGGAAGCAGAAATGATCAAACTTTCTCCCACTTGTCCAGCCATATATCAGCAAGAAGGCTACGATCTGATTGGCGAAACCATTAATCAAATTATTTACGGAGATTATCGTTCAGAATTAATGCAACATTTACAAGATGTCATACATCAGAAAAAAAGCCTTAATTTTGAATACCATTTAACCCTCCCTCAACAGATTTTTTGGTTTTCGGCAACCCTCTCTCCTATGCCAGATAAAAAAGTTATTTTAGTCGCTCGCGATATCACGGAAAGAAAACAAAATGAAGAACAACTCAGACTGCTCAAGAGATCCGTAGAAATCTCGGATGACGGCATCATTATTAGTGATGCTCAACAAGCCGATATGCCGATTATTTATGTTAATCCTGCCTTTGAAAAAATTACGGGCTATTCACCTCAAGAAGTCATAGGACAAGGACTGTTGCGGTTCTATAAAAACAAATTTTATCAACATCCCTATGAATCCATAAAAAGACACATTCGTCAAGGCAAAAACTTTCAGTTTAGTTGTCCAAGCTATCGTCAAGATAATCAGCTTTTCTGGAGTCACTTATCGTTGTATCCCTTACGAGATAGAACTGGAGAACTGACGCATTATGTCATCCTTCAGTCCGATATTACAGAGCGCATCTCAGCAGAACAAGCCTTGAAAAAGAGTGAAAAACGCTGGCAACTTGCACTCAAAAGTAATAATGATGGCATCTATGACTGGGATTTGGAAAAAAATCGAATCTTTTATTCTGCTCGATGGAAAGAAATGTTGGGATTTTCGGAGTCGGAAATTAGTGATAAACCGAGCGAATGGATGACCCGTTTACATCCGGATGACTTTGAACAAGTGATGTTTACCAACCTTCGATATCAGCACAGTCAAAATAATCCTTTATTTACGATTGAATATCGAATGCGCTGTAAAGATGGTCGCTATAAGTGGATTTTAGATCGAGGCCAGATCTTGTATGACAATCAGGGGGAAGAAATTCGGATTATTGGCTCATACACCGATATTACAGAACGAAAAGAATCTGAAGAAAAACTGAGAGACTCTCAGAAGCGCTTGGAATTTTTAGTCGATCAAACGCCTTTAGGTGTGATTGAATGGTCGGTGGATTGGAATATTGTAGAATGGAATAAAGCGGCTGAACGTATTTTTGGTTATCGTCGCCTAGATGTCTTATCTTCTCCTCATAGCTTTGAGATCTTGTTTTCCGATGCTCAAAAAAACAAAGTTTATGAGTTAATGCAAAGCTTAGAATCGGAAGAAGATACCACTTATGCAATTTGTGATAATATCAGGAACTCCGGAGAAACCATTGTCTGTGAGTGGTACAATACCGTGTTGATGGATAGACAAAACCATGTGATCGGATATGCTTCAATGATTGCTGATATTACCGTGCGCAAGCAAGCAGAAGTTGCTTTAATTCAGGCTAAAGAAGCTGCTGAATCCGCAAACCAAGCCAAAAGCAACTTTTTGGCGAATATGAGCCATGAGTTAAGAACGCCATTAAATGCCATTTTAGGCTTTACTCAGTTAATTGACCGCAGTTCTAACCTGGACTCTGTCCATCGCGAGCAATTGGGGATCATTAATCGTAGTGGTGAGCATTTATTATCTTTGATTAATGATATTTTAGAAATGTCGAAAATTGAAGCCGGCAAGATCACACTCAATGAGAGTGAATTTAATTTATGGATGCTGTTAGATACTCTCAAAGAAATGCTACAAATCAAAGCAGAAAGTAAAGGGTTGAGCTTGGCTTTGGTGTGTAGTCCGCAAGTCCCAGAATATGTGGAAGGAGATGAAAGTAAATTACGTCAAGTTTTATTAAATCTTTTAGGGAATGCCATTAAATTTACAGAACAAGGAGAAGTCAAATTATCCATTTCGGCGATCGCCCCCCCAGAAAACAACCCCCTTAGACTCGCCTTTGAAGTGAGCGATACGGGTCCGGGAATTGCCCAAGAAGACCTAGACACTTTGTTTGAACCCTTTGTGCAAACCGCAGTGGGCCGACAATCTCAACAAGGAACAGGTCTTGGATTACCCATCAGTCGTCAGTTTGTACAATTGATGGGAGGAGATATTCAAGTTTCCTCTCAAGTCGATGTAGGCACTCAATTTACCTTTGATTTGCCTCTCGAAGAAGTCTTGCATCAACCTCAAACCATCAGAAGCTCGAGTCGAGTGATTCATCTAGCCCCCAATCAACCCAACTACCGAATTTTAGTCGTTGATGACTCGTTAGATAATCGCCTGCTTTTAGACTCCTTATTAAACAGTGTCGGCTTTGAGGTAAAACAGGCCAGCAATGGAGAAGAGGCTATTTCCATTTGGGAAACCTGGAATCCCCATTTGATCTGGATGGATATTCGGATGCCTGTTATGGATGGACTTCAAGCCACTCAATACATTAAATCTCATCCCCAAGGTCAATCCACTCGCATTATTGCTCTCACTGCAAGTGCCTTTACGGAAGAACGTGAACAAATCCTGGCTGTAGGGTGTGATGATTTTCTCAGTAAACCCTTCCAAGACCAAGAGTTATTTGAGAAAATGACCCAACATTTAGGGGTCACCTATGTCTGTGATTATCTCGATCCGGCCTTGCCATTATCGCCCCCAATCTCTAATTCCCTAGAATCAGTAGATGAGGCTTCTATCAATTGGGAATTGATGCCCAAACCCTGGTTACACAATCTCTACCAAGCTGCCCTAGAAGCTGATGCTGAACTAATTTTAGAGTTGATCGAAAAAATCCCCAACGATCAAAGAAATCTGGCGAGATATTTAAATGATTTAGTCGATAATTTTGAATTTGAAGTGATCACTCAAAACTTAAATTCAGTGTTATATTAA
- a CDS encoding two-component system response regulator, with product MLESLSGKYNILLVDDTPENLRLLSDLLSQQGYKVRSVMNGRTAIKASQAKPPDLILLDINMPQMNGYQVCQELKTLDRTQEIPIIFISALNEVFDKVKAFRVGGCDYISKPFQIEEVLARVKHQLQLKAAQTQLKDLNLQLEARVQERTQELQTTNQALTQEIQERKRIQQKLLDMALHDSLTGLPNRALFMERLESAIQKLKVSGDEPFAVLFLDCDRFKVINDSLGHLVGDQLLKAIAKRINSLLEENMLLARLGGDEFTILVESCANLEDTKKLAATILNSLSYSFQLELHEVFINASIGIVLSHADYHKPEYVLRDADTAMYKAKSMGKGQYHVFDPTMHQLALKRLTLETELRKAIEHQEFLVHYQPIINLQTGKISGFEALVRWQHPQRGLVSPADFIPICEETGLINDIGYWVFQQACNQLKIWQQTLKNDSLKISINLSVRQFSQMNLMEKVVETIAKTQVVPQCLTMEITESALIENPVQARTLLHQIRDQNIHISLDDFGTGYSSLSYLDTLPIDILKIDRSFINILSQEPLDLGLIPPIIQISQTLNMQVVAEGIETPKQLEILRQLNCDFGQGYWFAKPLNIREATALLQSNPQW from the coding sequence ATGCTTGAATCTCTTTCAGGAAAATACAATATATTGCTGGTGGATGACACTCCAGAAAATTTACGTCTTCTCTCAGATTTGCTGAGTCAGCAGGGCTATAAAGTTCGCAGTGTTATGAATGGCAGAACAGCAATTAAAGCATCTCAAGCCAAACCTCCTGACTTGATCTTACTGGATATTAATATGCCCCAAATGAATGGTTATCAAGTCTGTCAGGAACTCAAAACACTCGACCGAACCCAAGAAATACCGATTATATTTATCAGTGCATTAAATGAAGTGTTCGACAAAGTAAAAGCCTTTAGAGTAGGGGGATGTGACTATATCAGTAAACCCTTTCAAATCGAAGAAGTTTTAGCCCGCGTTAAGCATCAATTACAACTGAAAGCCGCCCAAACTCAACTCAAAGACTTAAACTTACAACTAGAAGCACGAGTTCAAGAACGGACCCAAGAACTCCAAACTACCAATCAAGCCTTAACTCAAGAAATTCAAGAACGTAAGCGAATTCAGCAAAAACTTCTGGATATGGCCCTGCATGATTCCTTAACTGGACTGCCCAACAGGGCCCTATTTATGGAACGACTAGAATCAGCCATTCAAAAGCTCAAAGTTAGTGGGGATGAACCCTTTGCCGTCCTCTTTTTAGATTGCGATCGCTTCAAGGTGATCAACGACTCCCTCGGCCACCTCGTGGGCGATCAATTGCTCAAGGCGATCGCCAAACGTATTAACTCCCTCCTAGAGGAAAACATGCTCCTCGCTCGCCTAGGAGGAGACGAATTTACTATCCTCGTAGAATCTTGTGCCAACCTAGAAGATACCAAAAAACTGGCAGCAACTATCCTCAATAGCCTCTCCTATTCCTTTCAACTCGAACTTCACGAAGTCTTTATCAACGCCAGCATTGGCATTGTCCTCAGTCATGCCGACTACCACAAACCCGAATATGTCCTTCGGGATGCCGACACTGCCATGTACAAAGCTAAATCTATGGGTAAAGGACAATACCATGTCTTTGACCCCACCATGCACCAACTTGCCCTTAAACGACTCACCCTAGAAACCGAACTGCGCAAAGCCATAGAACACCAAGAATTTCTCGTTCACTACCAACCCATTATCAACCTGCAAACTGGCAAAATCAGTGGATTTGAAGCCCTCGTGCGCTGGCAACATCCCCAAAGAGGACTCGTCAGTCCAGCAGACTTTATCCCCATTTGCGAAGAAACCGGATTGATCAACGATATTGGCTATTGGGTCTTCCAGCAAGCCTGCAATCAACTCAAAATCTGGCAACAAACCCTCAAAAACGACAGCCTCAAAATCAGCATTAACCTTTCCGTCCGTCAATTCTCCCAAATGAACCTGATGGAAAAAGTAGTCGAAACTATTGCTAAAACCCAGGTTGTGCCCCAATGCTTAACCATGGAGATTACCGAAAGCGCCCTGATTGAAAACCCTGTACAGGCTCGCACTCTCCTCCATCAAATCCGAGATCAAAACATTCACATTTCCCTAGATGACTTTGGTACAGGCTACTCTTCCCTCTCCTATCTCGATACCCTACCCATTGATATCCTCAAAATCGATCGCTCCTTTATCAACATCCTCAGTCAAGAGCCATTAGATCTCGGTCTCATTCCCCCCATCATCCAAATCAGCCAAACCCTGAACATGCAAGTGGTTGCCGAAGGGATAGAAACTCCAAAACAATTGGAAATCCTCAGACAGCTCAACTGTGATTTTGGCCAAGGCTATTGGTTTGCCAAACCTCTGAACATCAGAGAAGCGACTGCCCTCCTGCAATCCAATCCCCAATGGTGA